The following coding sequences are from one Nilaparvata lugens isolate BPH chromosome 4, ASM1435652v1, whole genome shotgun sequence window:
- the LOC120351053 gene encoding uncharacterized protein LOC120351053: protein MDPAEISDVLNDLLSDLEDDNQFMDDSDNDPDYVNNPNNSEDSEVDEGEEEPVVIARPGNEEYGEWTDIDKIPDIDVFCEDSGVTDVSELDEHSTVLDFFNYFIDNDLLCKIKHETNLYAQQQLRKLRATNKLTAKSRMNSWKAISLEEIQNFLAISFHMCIDKKPQLVDHWSQDPVVSCNFCQTS from the exons ATGGATCCAGCTGAAATTTCTGATGTTCTAAACGATTTATTAAGTGATTTGGAAGATGATAATCAGTTTATGGATGATTCTGACAACGACCCAGATTATGTGAATAATCCAAATAACAGTGAAG ATTCTGAAGTTGATGAGGGAGAAGAGGAACCAGTCGTGATTGCTAGACCAGGCAATGAAGAGTATGGCGAGTGGACTGATATTGATAAGATACCAGACATTGATGTGTTTTGTGAGGATAGTGGTGTTACTGATGTGAGTGAGCTTGATGAACATAGCACAGTGttagattttttcaattacttCATAGACAATGATTTGCTATGTAAAATAAAGCATGAAACAAATCTGTATGCACAACAACAGCTTAGGAAGTTGAGGGCAACAAACAAACTGACAGCTAAAAGTCGAATGAATAGTTGGAAAGCTATAAGTTtagaagaaattcaaaattttttagCTATTTCTTTTCATATGTGCATTGACAAAAAACCTCAACTTGTAGACCATTGGTCCCAGGATCCAGTTGTCTCATGCAACTTTTGTCAAACATCATGA